The genomic window TTTGTTATTAATATTTCTGTTCTCCTCCCCTGCTTCTTCCCTATCACCTGTCCCCTGTCCCCTGTCCCCTGTCCCCTGTCCCCTGTCCCCTGTCACCTGTCCCCAATCGTTAACATCAGAAAATATCTATGCAATATAGACTATGGAGTGTTGACAACTTTGGGATAGAGTAATTTGTGTGCCAACTTTGATCGATGCCAACTAATGGAGACTGCAATGAGTAAGGGTGTAATCACCATCAGCGATGCTGAGTTTGAAACTGAAGTGTTGCAAGCCGAGCAACCTGTATTAGTTTACTTTTGGGCTTCCTGGTGTGGGCCTTGTCAACTGATGTCGCCACTGATGAATTTTGTTGCTAAAACTTATAGCGATCGCCTGAAAGTTGTCAAACTAGAAATAGATCCTAATCCTGTCACCGTGAAACAATACCAAGTAGAAGGTGTCCCAGCCCTCCGACTGGTTCAAGGCGAGAAACTCTTAGTATCTGCTGAAGGGGCGATCGGCAAAGATAAATTAATCGATCTCTTGGATAAGCACTTAAATAATAATTAGTCCCCTAGTCAATAGTCTTTAGTCTATAGTAACGACGGTTGACCATTGACTAATGACTATTGACTGATGACCATTGACTAATCACTAATATGCAATTTGCCCAACGTTTACAACCCCTGCAATCTAATGTATTTGCTGATATGGATAGAGCCAAGTCCTTGGCTCTCGCCGCAGGGAAAGAGTTAATTGATTTGTCCCTGGGGTCTTCTGATTTGCCAGCCGAAGCCCATGTGATTGAAGCGATCGCCCAATCTCTCTATGACCCTAGTACCCACGGCTACTTGCTGTTTAACGGTACACGGGGGTTTCGGCAAGCGGCTGCTAATTGGTATGAACAAAAGTTTGGGATCAAAGTTGATCCTGAAACTGAGGTACTACCTTTAATCGGTTCTCAGGAAGGTACAGCCCATTTACCATTGGCTTTGCTTAATCCTGGGGA from Nostoc sp. UHCC 0870 includes these protein-coding regions:
- a CDS encoding thioredoxin family protein; amino-acid sequence: MSKGVITISDAEFETEVLQAEQPVLVYFWASWCGPCQLMSPLMNFVAKTYSDRLKVVKLEIDPNPVTVKQYQVEGVPALRLVQGEKLLVSAEGAIGKDKLIDLLDKHLNNN